One segment of Paraburkholderia bonniea DNA contains the following:
- the rqpR gene encoding response regulator transcription factor RqpR (The RqpSR system (Regulating Quorum sensing and Pathogenicity Sensor kinase and Response regulator) co-occurs with and modulates the expression of cis-2-dodecenoic acid quorum-sensing systems.) gives MSLTILLADDHAVVRQGVRQLLLDRGVASAVTEAQTGAAVLERVAQQSFDVILLDISLPDMNGVEVLKQIKRLTPRAAVLMFSMYREDQYAVRALKAGAAGYLSKTADASEMIGAIHQVAAGRKYVSPAMAEVLANYVSFDGEPLPHEKLSDREYQTLCMLASGKRLTDVALALSLSVKTVSVYRTRLLEKMNLRNNAELTFYVISNRLVDLNPAMAG, from the coding sequence ATGAGCTTGACGATCTTGCTGGCTGATGACCACGCGGTGGTGCGCCAGGGCGTGCGGCAGTTGCTGCTGGACCGGGGCGTCGCCAGCGCTGTGACCGAGGCGCAAACCGGAGCGGCTGTGCTGGAGCGTGTGGCGCAGCAAAGCTTCGATGTGATCCTGCTGGATATTTCGCTGCCCGACATGAATGGCGTGGAGGTGCTCAAGCAGATTAAGCGGCTGACACCACGCGCGGCGGTGCTGATGTTTTCGATGTACCGCGAAGATCAGTACGCGGTGCGCGCGCTCAAGGCGGGTGCCGCTGGTTATCTGTCGAAAACCGCCGATGCCAGCGAAATGATCGGCGCGATTCATCAAGTGGCGGCGGGGCGTAAATACGTTAGCCCCGCGATGGCTGAAGTGCTGGCCAACTACGTATCGTTCGACGGCGAGCCATTGCCGCACGAAAAACTCTCCGACCGCGAATACCAGACGCTCTGCATGCTGGCCTCGGGCAAGCGTCTGACGGACGTCGCGCTGGCGCTTTCGTTATCGGTGAAGACGGTCAGCGTGTACCGCACCCGTCTTCTCGAAAAAATGAATCTGCGCAATAACGCTGAACTGACGTTCTACGTCATCAGCAACCGTCTCGTCGATTTGAATCCGGCGATGGCAGGCTAG
- a CDS encoding endonuclease/exonuclease/phosphatase family protein, whose translation MRNPDELILPEQHEHPLLVPKDFLAVSWNLHKGRTPLGFQAWQAMQRWVQSTRADAYFLQEAMARKMPQPLLSTGFGAPLAEPLDDVWHCQATEIARALELQIALGPNVFKPSWRHGNAILSPHPLDLGGRWDISAHRFERRGLLVAHATFAGHSVTLLCAHLALTRSARLRQMRWIAHWIEKEAPSGPLVLAGDFNDWRNDSVPLFAEHGLHEVATLLGEPARTYPAFSPALALDKMFVREMKPIEWIRPAQETAWLSDHLPYMARLQVG comes from the coding sequence ATGCGAAACCCCGACGAACTGATCTTGCCCGAGCAGCATGAGCACCCGCTGCTCGTTCCCAAAGACTTCCTGGCGGTGAGCTGGAACCTGCATAAAGGCCGTACCCCATTGGGTTTTCAGGCGTGGCAGGCGATGCAGCGCTGGGTCCAGTCCACTCGCGCGGATGCGTATTTCCTGCAGGAAGCGATGGCGCGCAAGATGCCTCAGCCGCTGCTTTCAACGGGTTTTGGCGCGCCGCTGGCGGAGCCGCTGGATGATGTCTGGCATTGCCAGGCAACCGAAATCGCACGCGCGCTCGAGCTGCAAATTGCGCTGGGCCCGAATGTGTTTAAGCCGTCCTGGCGGCATGGCAACGCGATTCTGTCGCCTCATCCACTCGACCTCGGCGGCCGCTGGGACATCTCGGCACACCGTTTCGAGCGGCGCGGCCTGCTGGTGGCACATGCCACCTTTGCCGGGCATTCGGTCACGCTGCTGTGCGCGCATCTGGCGCTGACGCGCTCGGCGCGCCTGCGGCAGATGCGCTGGATCGCGCACTGGATCGAAAAAGAAGCGCCATCCGGCCCGCTTGTGCTGGCAGGAGACTTCAACGATTGGCGCAACGATTCGGTGCCCTTGTTTGCAGAACACGGTTTGCACGAAGTCGCCACGCTGCTGGGCGAGCCCGCGCGCACCTATCCGGCGTTTTCTCCCGCGCTGGCGCTCGACAAAATGTTCGTCCGCGAGATGAAGCCGATCGAGTGGATCAGGCCAGCGCAGGAAACCGCGTGGCTCTCGGATCACTTGCCGTATATGGCGCGTTTGCAGGTCGGATAA
- a CDS encoding phytanoyl-CoA dioxygenase family protein, translated as MSVQSNQESIQTLRDQGFVVVPGMVAPERCKQLKQIAQLQLQQAAAPLEFEADLRYPGAPDSKHAPGGHTVRRLLDAYARDPLFQEWACAPEIKRWMERYFGESACLSRAHHNCMMTKHPAYGSLTGWHRDMRYWSFERDDLVSVWLALGPETVENGGLWFVPQSHNATLASSCFDAARFFRSDLPENQTLIQQAVSPTLNAGDVVFFHCKTLHSAGKNLSDQVKFSLAFTYHGASNAPLPGSRSASLADVAL; from the coding sequence ATGTCAGTCCAGTCGAACCAAGAGTCCATCCAAACCTTGCGCGACCAGGGTTTTGTCGTTGTTCCGGGAATGGTTGCGCCGGAGCGCTGCAAGCAACTCAAACAGATTGCGCAGTTGCAGCTCCAGCAAGCCGCCGCCCCGCTCGAATTCGAAGCAGATTTGCGCTACCCCGGCGCGCCCGATTCAAAACACGCACCAGGCGGGCACACCGTGCGGCGGCTGCTCGACGCTTATGCGCGCGATCCGCTGTTTCAGGAATGGGCCTGCGCGCCGGAGATTAAACGCTGGATGGAGCGCTACTTTGGCGAATCAGCATGTTTATCGCGCGCCCATCACAACTGCATGATGACCAAGCACCCGGCCTATGGCAGCCTCACCGGCTGGCATCGGGATATGCGCTACTGGTCGTTCGAGCGGGATGATCTGGTGTCGGTATGGCTCGCGCTGGGGCCTGAAACCGTCGAGAACGGTGGCTTGTGGTTCGTGCCGCAATCGCATAACGCAACACTCGCGTCCAGTTGCTTTGACGCGGCCCGCTTCTTCCGCTCCGATCTGCCAGAGAACCAAACGTTGATCCAGCAAGCGGTTTCACCCACGCTCAATGCGGGCGACGTCGTGTTCTTCCATTGCAAGACGCTGCATTCGGCAGGCAAGAATCTGTCGGATCAGGTGAAGTTTTCGCTGGCTTTCACGTATCACGGCGCAAGTAATGCGCCGTTGCCAGGCTCGCGTTCAGCGTCGCTGGCGGACGTCGCGCTGTAG
- a CDS encoding BTAD domain-containing putative transcriptional regulator, with protein sequence MRASLSFSLLGPLQLQRAGMPLTLKYNKARALLAWLILEPSFHTRDHLAELLWPGRTTQDGRDRLKRMLFHLRTTLDEQLVEANRHTLRLNPNLHFQCDTREFLQHTARGLHVVDGAGKLHSRMQLSTLARAAELYRGPFLQGLEVTDAPSLEQWLQTQRQSFAGRAEAVLRDLAQGHARHTAWHEASTHARHLVALAPADESAWQLLLNILVKSGQQAEAQITLAHCIKTLASELDTQPSAETYALAAGSASAHPSPLIAEPRYLRRQVTVLCCDLRASACTDPEDQLALLEPLRQRCAQWLREAAGYVSLEARGNLLAYFGFPTALERAAQQAVHAALAVLQATGSSSGVALRIGLHSAPVVASEADCTPDCAGMATRIAEQLAAQAGAGSLVISDATRHLLDAAFVYTRCGTMNLAEVQAYEVRGWRRTQVPRQPLSGRTHALEALAHARARQHAVLVTGEAGIGKTSLVSGYRAALGLPGLDLACEPDGMDTALHPFARHMRVWQHGADWHGGRAALAALRASAALAALETPSEPPVQALRQPASAANLSLRREMTLGHLRENLARLVPPGGLLWIDDLQWADPLTFAFIVSLLDTPLPQRFLILSARPSFRLPASALARLTRQRLGPLEQPAQEHLFNYWSNGAELDPARREQILRMADGVPLFLEECARDILATPFTAAHAESGTIPPRLHDMLVARLDATGEAKAVALCAALIGNEFSVTLLAEVLDSTPAALTHLLDVLAAHRVITPRAADSYSFCHALLREAAWHMQTRVTRDTLQQRIDAARKSVQREQRLTA encoded by the coding sequence ATGCGCGCATCACTATCGTTTTCTCTGCTTGGCCCTTTGCAGCTTCAGCGCGCTGGCATGCCGCTCACGCTGAAATACAACAAGGCGCGGGCGTTGCTGGCATGGCTGATTCTCGAACCTAGCTTTCATACCCGCGACCACCTCGCTGAACTGCTATGGCCCGGGCGCACTACGCAAGACGGCCGGGACCGGCTCAAGCGCATGCTGTTTCATTTGCGCACGACGCTTGACGAGCAACTGGTCGAAGCCAACCGGCACACCCTTCGCCTCAATCCCAACCTGCATTTCCAGTGTGACACCCGAGAATTTTTGCAGCACACCGCGCGTGGCCTGCATGTCGTGGATGGCGCAGGCAAGCTCCATTCACGCATGCAACTGAGCACGCTAGCGCGAGCGGCTGAACTGTATCGCGGCCCGTTCCTTCAAGGGCTTGAGGTCACAGATGCCCCCTCGCTGGAACAGTGGCTTCAGACCCAGCGCCAATCCTTTGCTGGCCGTGCCGAGGCGGTCTTGCGCGATCTGGCGCAGGGCCATGCGCGGCATACCGCGTGGCATGAAGCGAGCACCCACGCGCGGCATCTCGTCGCCCTGGCACCTGCGGACGAAAGCGCCTGGCAGCTACTGCTCAACATTCTGGTAAAGAGCGGCCAGCAGGCAGAAGCCCAGATCACGCTGGCGCATTGCATTAAAACGCTAGCCAGCGAACTAGATACGCAACCGTCGGCTGAAACCTATGCGCTCGCCGCTGGCAGCGCCTCAGCTCATCCATCACCCTTGATTGCTGAGCCGCGTTATCTGCGCCGTCAGGTCACCGTGCTGTGCTGCGATCTGCGTGCCAGCGCCTGCACCGATCCGGAAGATCAGCTCGCCTTGCTGGAGCCATTGCGGCAACGCTGCGCGCAATGGCTGCGAGAAGCGGCCGGTTACGTCAGCCTAGAAGCGCGCGGCAATCTGCTGGCGTACTTTGGCTTTCCCACAGCGCTTGAGCGTGCGGCCCAGCAAGCTGTCCACGCTGCACTCGCGGTGCTTCAGGCAACCGGTTCATCAAGCGGCGTCGCGCTCCGGATCGGGCTGCATTCCGCGCCAGTCGTGGCCTCAGAGGCCGACTGCACGCCAGACTGCGCGGGCATGGCAACGCGCATCGCAGAACAGCTTGCCGCGCAGGCCGGTGCCGGATCGCTGGTAATCAGTGACGCCACCCGGCATCTGCTTGACGCAGCGTTTGTCTACACACGCTGCGGCACGATGAACCTCGCCGAGGTGCAGGCTTATGAGGTGCGTGGCTGGCGTCGCACGCAGGTGCCGCGTCAGCCACTCTCTGGCCGCACGCATGCGTTAGAAGCACTCGCGCACGCCCGCGCGCGTCAGCATGCGGTGCTTGTCACCGGTGAAGCAGGGATCGGCAAAACCTCGCTGGTGTCGGGCTATCGCGCCGCACTGGGCTTACCTGGCCTGGATCTCGCCTGCGAGCCTGATGGGATGGATACAGCGCTGCATCCATTCGCTCGCCATATGCGCGTATGGCAGCACGGTGCGGACTGGCACGGCGGCCGTGCGGCACTAGCGGCATTGCGCGCCAGCGCCGCGCTGGCCGCGCTGGAAACACCATCTGAACCGCCCGTCCAGGCTCTGCGCCAGCCAGCCTCAGCGGCCAATCTGTCGCTCAGGCGCGAAATGACGCTAGGACATCTGCGCGAAAACCTCGCACGTCTGGTCCCGCCAGGCGGACTGCTATGGATTGACGATCTGCAATGGGCTGACCCGCTGACGTTCGCCTTTATCGTCAGCCTGCTCGATACGCCATTACCTCAACGCTTCCTGATCCTGAGCGCGCGTCCGTCCTTTCGTTTGCCCGCCAGTGCGCTGGCACGCCTCACGCGGCAACGGCTTGGCCCGCTGGAACAGCCAGCGCAGGAGCATCTGTTCAATTACTGGTCTAACGGCGCGGAGCTGGATCCGGCCCGCCGTGAGCAAATCCTCCGCATGGCCGATGGCGTGCCGCTCTTTCTCGAAGAATGTGCCCGCGACATACTCGCCACGCCCTTTACTGCCGCTCATGCGGAATCCGGCACGATTCCTCCCCGCTTGCACGACATGCTAGTGGCGCGCCTTGATGCCACCGGAGAGGCCAAAGCCGTCGCGCTCTGCGCAGCGCTCATCGGTAATGAGTTTTCTGTGACGCTTCTGGCTGAGGTGCTGGACAGCACACCTGCAGCACTAACACACCTGCTGGATGTGCTCGCCGCGCATCGGGTGATTACGCCGCGCGCCGCAGATAGCTACTCGTTCTGCCATGCATTGCTGCGCGAGGCGGCGTGGCACATGCAAACACGCGTCACACGCGACACGCTGCAACAGCGCATCGACGCGGCGCGCAAAAGCGTGCAGCGAGAGCAGCGTTTAACGGCTTGA
- a CDS encoding amino acid permease, translating into MSLFRKKNVEHMIAGANRTGLRKTLGALDLTLLGVGAIIGTGIFVLTGTGAVQAGPALTISFLIAAIACGFAALAYAEFASTIPVAGSIYTYSYATLGELAAWVIGWDLMLEYGLATSAVSVGWSGYLQSLLAGFGVSLPTMLTAAPGALPGHQTLFNLPAFLVMMAVTALLSVGVRESTRINNFMVAVKVSVVLLVIAVGVFHVKPGNWQPFMPNGWHGVFGAAAVMFFAFIGFDSVSAAAEEVKNPKRDLPIGLIASLAVCAVLYVTVAAVVTGIVPSAQFAHISHPVSYALQVAGQPWVAGFIDLGAVLGMLTVILVMGYGQTRIIFAMSRDGLLPAALSRVHPRFATPFLTTWIVGIFFGLIGALVPLNVLAELINIGTLAAFSMVSVAVLILRRTHPDLPRAFRCPGVPVVPVLAVASCLFLMLNLQRVTWIAFVAWLLLGMAIYFGYSRHRSKLGQGIQVH; encoded by the coding sequence ATGTCCCTCTTTCGCAAGAAAAATGTCGAGCACATGATCGCCGGAGCGAACCGCACCGGCCTCAGAAAAACGCTCGGTGCGCTGGATCTGACGCTCCTTGGCGTTGGCGCCATTATTGGCACGGGGATTTTCGTGCTGACCGGCACCGGTGCAGTCCAGGCGGGCCCTGCCTTGACCATTTCGTTTCTGATTGCGGCCATTGCCTGCGGTTTCGCCGCGCTTGCCTACGCTGAATTTGCCTCGACCATCCCGGTCGCGGGCTCGATCTACACCTATTCATACGCGACGCTTGGCGAACTGGCGGCGTGGGTCATCGGCTGGGATTTGATGCTCGAATACGGGCTGGCGACGTCGGCGGTCTCGGTGGGCTGGTCCGGCTATCTGCAATCGCTGCTAGCGGGCTTTGGCGTCTCGCTGCCGACCATGCTGACCGCCGCGCCTGGTGCGCTGCCGGGCCACCAGACGTTGTTTAATCTGCCTGCTTTCCTGGTGATGATGGCGGTCACCGCGTTGTTGTCCGTGGGGGTGCGTGAATCGACCCGGATCAACAATTTCATGGTGGCGGTCAAGGTCAGTGTGGTGCTGCTGGTGATTGCTGTCGGGGTGTTTCATGTGAAGCCGGGGAACTGGCAGCCGTTTATGCCCAACGGTTGGCATGGGGTGTTTGGCGCGGCAGCGGTGATGTTCTTTGCGTTTATCGGTTTTGATTCGGTCTCCGCTGCAGCTGAGGAAGTGAAGAATCCAAAACGTGATTTGCCGATTGGGCTGATCGCCTCGCTCGCCGTGTGCGCGGTGCTGTATGTGACGGTCGCGGCGGTGGTGACGGGGATCGTGCCATCAGCGCAGTTCGCCCATATTTCGCACCCGGTGTCTTACGCGTTGCAGGTGGCAGGGCAGCCATGGGTTGCCGGGTTTATCGACCTTGGCGCGGTGCTGGGGATGCTGACCGTGATTCTGGTGATGGGCTATGGCCAGACCCGCATCATCTTCGCCATGTCACGCGATGGCTTGCTGCCAGCGGCGCTGTCGCGGGTGCATCCGCGTTTTGCCACGCCGTTTCTGACCACCTGGATCGTTGGCATCTTTTTTGGCCTGATCGGCGCGCTGGTGCCGCTTAATGTGCTGGCTGAGCTGATTAACATCGGCACGCTGGCGGCGTTCTCGATGGTGTCGGTGGCGGTGCTGATCTTGCGCCGGACACATCCTGACCTGCCGCGCGCTTTCCGCTGCCCGGGGGTGCCTGTGGTGCCGGTGCTGGCAGTGGCGTCGTGCCTGTTTCTGATGCTCAACCTGCAACGGGTGACCTGGATCGCGTTTGTTGCCTGGCTGCTGCTCGGTATGGCGATTTACTTTGGTTATTCGCGTCATCGCTCGAAACTGGGGCAAGGCATCCAGGTGCATTAA
- a CDS encoding ferredoxin--NADP reductase, giving the protein MSNLNPQTVLSVHHWTDTLFSFTCTRDTGFRFENGQFTMVGLEVEGKPLIRAYSMASANYEENLEFLSIKVQDGPLTSRLQHLKVGDQVLIGKKPTGTLMADNLLPGKTLWLLSTGTGLAPFMSIIKDPDVYDRYERVVLTHTCRFVDELAYKEYITDHLPAHEHLGELIQEKLVYYPTVTREAFQNRGRITELIETEKLFADLGVPGFSLENDRVMLCGSPHMLRDTRELLDNLGFKEGSNHSPGHYVIEKAFVG; this is encoded by the coding sequence ATGAGCAATCTGAATCCACAAACCGTTTTAAGCGTCCATCACTGGACTGACACGCTTTTCAGCTTCACCTGCACACGCGACACCGGGTTTCGTTTCGAAAACGGCCAGTTCACGATGGTGGGCCTCGAAGTCGAAGGCAAACCGCTGATCCGCGCATACAGCATGGCCAGCGCCAATTACGAAGAAAATCTCGAATTCCTCAGCATCAAGGTGCAAGACGGCCCGCTGACTTCGCGGCTGCAGCATCTGAAGGTGGGCGACCAGGTGTTGATCGGCAAGAAGCCGACCGGCACGCTGATGGCCGATAACCTGCTGCCAGGCAAGACGCTCTGGCTGCTATCTACCGGCACCGGGCTCGCGCCTTTCATGTCGATCATCAAAGATCCTGACGTGTACGACCGCTACGAGCGCGTGGTGCTGACCCACACATGCCGCTTCGTCGATGAGCTGGCCTACAAGGAATACATCACCGACCACCTGCCCGCGCACGAGCATCTCGGTGAGCTAATCCAGGAGAAGCTGGTGTATTACCCGACCGTCACGCGCGAAGCTTTCCAGAACCGGGGGCGGATCACCGAGCTGATTGAAACCGAAAAACTGTTCGCCGATCTTGGCGTGCCGGGCTTCTCACTCGAAAACGACCGGGTGATGCTGTGCGGCAGCCCGCATATGCTGCGCGATACGCGTGAGCTGCTGGATAACCTGGGTTTCAAGGAAGGCAGCAATCATTCGCCGGGGCATTACGTGATCGAAAAGGCGTTCGTGGGGTAA
- a CDS encoding DUF3185 family protein, with protein sequence MVKALSFALIVGGVVLLYFGGQSFQSFSSDVSRVVNGTPTDRTMLLLGAGVVATLLGLTGLVWRGKR encoded by the coding sequence ATGGTTAAGGCGCTTTCTTTTGCGTTGATTGTTGGCGGCGTAGTGTTGCTGTACTTTGGCGGGCAGTCGTTTCAGTCGTTTAGCAGCGATGTGTCGCGGGTGGTCAATGGCACGCCCACTGATCGCACCATGCTGTTGCTGGGCGCAGGCGTCGTGGCGACGCTATTGGGGCTGACGGGCCTGGTCTGGCGCGGCAAGCGGTAA
- a CDS encoding serine/threonine protein kinase, with product MRSMTDNLLPPHDDDAHPGAEPGQSHNSAVPFARLTPERMLDAIDNALASTGVRTDGRMLPLNSYENRVYQVGVEDGPPMVAKFYRPERWSDAAILEEHAFVAELVEREIPAVPAQTINGHTLHEFEGFRFALFERRGGRAPDLDRRDTLEWLGRFIGRIHATGQIRDYSARPTLNLQTFGTEPREFLLTHRFVPDDVRPAWEAVVRLALEGVEQAFERAGTIRAIRLHGDCHPSNVLWTEAGPHFVDFDDSRMGPAIQDLWLLLPAGRAEASRALTDLLAGYEDFCDFEPRELYLVEALRTLRLIHYSAWLARRWDDPAFPAAFPWFNTQRYWEDRILELREQVGAMQEGPLWPV from the coding sequence ATGCGCAGCATGACCGACAACCTCCTCCCCCCGCACGACGACGATGCTCACCCCGGCGCTGAGCCTGGCCAGAGCCACAACAGCGCAGTGCCATTCGCCCGCCTCACACCGGAACGCATGCTAGATGCCATCGACAACGCGCTGGCCTCAACCGGCGTGCGCACCGACGGGCGCATGCTGCCGCTCAATAGTTACGAAAACCGCGTCTACCAGGTGGGCGTCGAAGACGGCCCGCCGATGGTGGCCAAGTTCTACCGCCCCGAGCGCTGGAGCGACGCCGCGATTCTCGAAGAGCACGCTTTTGTCGCGGAACTGGTCGAACGTGAAATCCCAGCCGTGCCCGCCCAGACCATCAACGGCCACACGCTGCACGAATTTGAAGGCTTTCGCTTCGCGCTTTTCGAGCGCCGTGGCGGCCGCGCGCCGGATCTGGACCGGCGCGACACGCTTGAATGGCTCGGCCGGTTTATCGGGCGCATTCATGCGACAGGCCAGATCCGGGATTACAGCGCGCGTCCCACCCTCAACCTGCAAACGTTTGGCACAGAACCTCGTGAATTCCTCCTAACGCACCGGTTTGTGCCGGATGACGTGCGTCCGGCGTGGGAAGCCGTGGTGCGGCTGGCGCTTGAGGGTGTCGAACAGGCTTTCGAGCGGGCCGGCACAATTCGCGCGATCCGCCTGCATGGCGATTGCCACCCGAGCAATGTGTTGTGGACCGAGGCCGGGCCGCATTTCGTCGATTTCGATGACAGCCGCATGGGCCCGGCGATTCAGGATCTCTGGCTGTTGCTGCCCGCTGGCCGGGCAGAAGCCTCACGGGCGCTCACCGACCTGCTCGCCGGTTATGAAGATTTCTGCGATTTCGAGCCGCGCGAGCTGTATTTAGTCGAGGCGCTGCGCACGTTGCGGCTGATTCATTATTCGGCGTGGCTCGCGCGCCGCTGGGATGATCCAGCGTTTCCGGCGGCATTCCCGTGGTTTAACACCCAGCGCTATTGGGAAGACCGCATTCTGGAATTACGTGAGCAGGTGGGCGCCATGCAGGAAGGCCCCTTGTGGCCGGTTTAA
- a CDS encoding XdhC family protein, which yields MDSVDLEVLKASAGWVEQGHRGLLVTVVKTWGSSPRPEGAMLALRDDGLVVGSVSGGCIEDDLIERVRCHGIEQAYPSTLTYGMTAEEAHHFGLPCGGTMQLVLEPLSQASGIAQLCRVVESGQLVTRTLDLASGVARLALASSATPAEVIFDGTQLVTCHGPRYRMLVIGAGQLSRYLCQIALGLDYQVTVCDPRDDYTAAWAIPGVRMVRTMPDDAVLEMKLDPRCAVLALTHDPKLDDLALLEALKTPAFYVGALGSRRNNAARRERLKLFDLAEAELARLHGPVGIYIGSRTPAEIAVSILAEVTAAKNGVLLPERLAITEAKTARERVSAASHIRDSGYVAECGV from the coding sequence ATGGACAGCGTGGACCTTGAAGTCCTGAAAGCCAGCGCTGGCTGGGTGGAACAGGGGCATCGCGGGTTACTCGTGACGGTGGTGAAGACATGGGGTTCGTCGCCTCGCCCGGAAGGCGCGATGCTCGCGCTGCGCGACGACGGCCTGGTCGTGGGATCGGTGTCCGGCGGCTGTATCGAAGATGACCTGATTGAGCGGGTGCGGTGCCATGGCATTGAGCAAGCCTATCCGTCCACGCTGACCTACGGCATGACGGCCGAGGAAGCGCATCATTTCGGGCTGCCCTGTGGCGGCACGATGCAACTGGTGCTGGAGCCGTTGAGCCAGGCGAGCGGGATCGCGCAGCTCTGCCGTGTGGTGGAATCCGGCCAGTTGGTGACCCGCACGCTGGACCTGGCGAGCGGTGTGGCGCGTCTGGCGCTGGCATCGAGCGCGACGCCCGCCGAAGTCATATTCGATGGCACGCAACTCGTGACCTGCCACGGCCCGCGTTACCGGATGCTGGTGATCGGCGCGGGGCAGCTTTCGCGTTATCTGTGCCAGATCGCGCTGGGGCTGGATTATCAGGTGACCGTGTGTGATCCACGCGACGACTACACCGCTGCATGGGCTATTCCAGGCGTGCGCATGGTGCGGACGATGCCTGACGATGCGGTGCTGGAGATGAAACTTGACCCGCGCTGCGCGGTGCTCGCGCTGACACATGACCCGAAGCTTGATGATCTGGCGCTGCTGGAGGCGCTCAAGACGCCTGCGTTTTATGTCGGCGCGCTGGGCTCACGGCGTAACAACGCGGCGCGGCGTGAGCGGCTGAAGCTGTTCGATCTGGCAGAGGCTGAACTGGCGCGGCTGCATGGGCCGGTCGGGATTTATATCGGCAGCCGCACGCCAGCGGAAATCGCGGTGTCGATTCTGGCGGAAGTCACCGCGGCAAAAAACGGCGTGCTGTTACCGGAGCGGCTGGCGATTACGGAGGCAAAGACGGCGCGGGAGCGTGTGAGTGCGGCCAGCCATATCCGCGACTCGGGTTATGTGGCCGAGTGTGGTGTGTAA
- a CDS encoding sensor histidine kinase — protein MSSMMAIRGNPDSASPISFVTRRNRMLSADGFPQSVSAAPAAATVPGSPPRLSSANANAAVREDDTQQELARLSARVQELEAQLVRSNEALRSHLARELHDGVGAELTAARFALAGIETWLPATAPPQCVAALAEANRAFDSVCAATRDALTELNAPLLDDGIVQALTHWAHGFARRTGLRAHFTCPPDERLLRLSDEAALAIFRVAQEALNNAAKHARAFNVDIRIETSPRHLTLMIRDDGIGLPPHALRARRHGSFGLAGMRLRCEALGGSLRTRLSRPDVEIDEAVGAQIHARFAWQALLTTAPELRARVAS, from the coding sequence ATGAGTTCAATGATGGCGATCCGTGGCAATCCAGATTCCGCTTCCCCCATCTCGTTCGTCACCCGGCGTAATCGCATGCTGTCGGCAGATGGCTTTCCCCAAAGCGTCTCCGCGGCACCTGCCGCAGCCACGGTGCCAGGCTCGCCACCGCGGCTGTCCAGCGCAAACGCAAACGCGGCGGTGCGGGAAGACGATACCCAACAGGAGCTGGCCCGCCTGAGCGCGCGCGTGCAGGAGCTGGAAGCGCAGTTGGTGCGCTCGAACGAAGCGTTGCGCAGTCATCTCGCGCGCGAGCTGCATGATGGCGTGGGTGCCGAGCTAACGGCGGCGCGTTTCGCGCTAGCGGGCATCGAAACCTGGCTGCCCGCCACGGCACCGCCGCAATGTGTCGCGGCGCTGGCGGAGGCCAACCGGGCGTTCGATTCGGTTTGTGCGGCCACCCGCGACGCGCTCACCGAACTCAACGCGCCGTTGCTGGACGATGGCATCGTGCAAGCGTTGACGCACTGGGCTCATGGCTTTGCCCGCCGCACTGGCTTGCGGGCGCATTTCACCTGCCCGCCCGATGAGCGTTTGCTGCGGCTCTCCGACGAAGCCGCGCTGGCGATTTTCCGCGTGGCGCAAGAGGCGCTGAATAACGCGGCGAAGCACGCCCGGGCGTTCAACGTCGATATCCGCATCGAAACCAGCCCGCGTCATCTGACGCTGATGATCCGCGACGATGGCATTGGCCTGCCGCCGCATGCGCTGCGTGCGCGGCGTCATGGCAGTTTTGGTCTGGCAGGCATGCGCTTGCGTTGCGAGGCGCTGGGCGGCTCGTTGCGCACGCGGCTGAGCCGTCCTGATGTCGAAATTGATGAAGCGGTGGGCGCGCAGATCCATGCGCGCTTCGCCTGGCAGGCGTTGCTGACAACCGCACCAGAGCTACGCGCGAGGGTGGCGTCATGA